The genomic region TTAGGGGAATCTAATGTACTAAATCAGTTTTACTTTCTTAGTCATGTAAAGTTCTAAGAATTTTAACACAAGTATGGATTCCATGTTACGACTACCAAAAGCAGAATACAGAACTGTTCCACCACCTCAAAAAATTCCCTCATGCTCTCCTCTTAAAGTCACACTCTACTGCTATCCTtaacccttggcaaccactgTTTTGCTCTCCTTgagtaaaattttgtttttttgagaatGTCATACAAagggaatcatatagtatgtaaccTTTGAAGCCTggcatctttccctcagcatAATGTACATATGTTCAtagttgtttcttcttgttgctgGAGAGAATTCCCTCATATGGTTCTACTAtagcttgtttatccattcacccttTAAAgggatttgggttgtttccactttttggcaattatgaatatatttcctGTAAACATCTGGGTATGAGTTTTTTGCATGAACatagattttcatttctctaagtgGATTATTAGATTTTATGgtatggtttggagctgtatgtaccccagaaaaccatgttcttaaatttaatccattcttatgggtgcaaacccattgtaagtaggacatttaatgggcttacttcagttaaggtgtgacccaactcagTCAGGACGGTCTTAAacctatgactggagtcctttataagcagaatgaaattcagacacacagcgagaaagccaagggaagcaagaagctgaaattcaacagaacctggaagagaactgagaggccaggagaggccaccatgtggcagaggagccaaggaccaaggatggccGGCAGCCAGTCctggaatgccagtcttcaggaagaaggcattgctttgatgacaccttaatttggacattctcttAGCCTCGAAATTGTGAGCTAGTAAATTTCCATTGTGtaagctaacccattgcatggtatttgcttgagcagccaagaaaactaaaacacatggttAGCATTACATTTATCTTcgtgagaaactgccaaacaggcTTCCACAGCAGACATACCATTTTGCGTTCTCACCAACAATCTCTGAGAGTTCCAACTACTTTTCAGCCCGTCCAGCACTGTATTTTCAGTATttgccattcttgtgggtgtataGTGGCAtcaatattttcatgtgcttatttgccatccttctattctttttggtgtaatgCCTGCtatttgtcttattttcaagttcttggtgtatatctcattgttgtttctCAACTGTCACAGAAATGGTTCCCAAACTGCTTGCCATAAATTCCTGAGTTCAGCAGTGCGCTGGAGCTGGCTCTTATCACTTAGGAGAGTCAACTGTTAAATTTTCAAGAATTGTGCAAGCCGGCTGAAGCCTTGTGGGTAGCTTAAAAcctggtgggagtatttacatcaCAGAAATCACAAACACCACAAAACCGGCCCTTCCCTTCCCCAACTCCAGCCTACCCCCTTTGGCCGCAGTCAGTTCATAACCATTTGCCAGCATGCTACTGCCTTACGGCCATAGAGTTCTTGCACAGGATCCTAAATTAATCTGTACTTGAATGTTGTGTGATACATATAGCATCTCCTACCTGAGGATTGCCCTTGCCCCTGTCCCCCTCCTTAGGTATCCCCCcataatttcctgaaaacatgtTGCAATTTAGCTGCTGTAACCTTAAAACTGCCTGCCCCAAGcacatcttgttttgtttttgttttaaaaaaagcacatacCAAGACGTTTTCCCAAAGCCTAAGCACAAGCCCCTGGCCTTTAGCCACCTGTGTCCCTCAACCATATATAACCCATAGAGTGGTTGTAGAGGTGCAGACTCACTCAAATAAACTTGCCAGTCTCACTGTCCATTTTGAGGTAGCTACAGCTCTCTCTCTATAAGTTCCCTTAATAAATACTTAAAGACTGATCACCCTAGTGTGATCAGTGCCTCTTTTTTGCAAAATCTCAACAGGCCCATTGTGGGGCAGTTTGGGGCAGTCCCAGCTGGGTCTccccctatttcttctttcagggtGAGACTTGCTGCTGGTTCAGTGGGACACAACCACATTTCCCCAATCAACAAGTGCAACCATTATCCTGATAGGAGCAGGGATGTCCACAGAAGTTAAAAAGGGGTCCtttggttaaaaaaattttttgaaacattCAATTATACTCAACTAGCCACTTGGGTTACTGCTTAATTGGTTAATGGTTAGGGTGACTACACATTATCCCAAGATAATTATCAATAGTGTTTCCTTTCATTCTCAAAAGTGTCCTTAGGTGGGTGATAAGTTACATGATAACCTTATTAATAGGTTACTCACCTTCCTTCCCCACTCTTCccctacagaaaaaaatcaagactTCCATTGTTGGTTTGTCTGTATAAAGTTCATGCATTTGGCCCTCCTTTAGCAATATTTTTCTGTCccttaagaaatgaaaagaaatttttctcTTAAAGAAACAAGGCACATTCTATGGGTTGTGAGCAGATCCTAATCTCACTTTTTCCTGAATAcacttgatttttgttcttttttgtttacatttttactttaattttgccTGGGGACATGTGTGTGGTTGTTGGGAAGACAGACCACACATGTGTGGAGATGCTGGATGAAGTAGGCAATTATCAAGACCACATTTCGGTTTAGAATCTTTATTAAGAAGGAAGATTCTTCAGGCACCTTTATTAACAGAAAAATACAGCTTGGCAAGAGCACCTCTTAAAGCCACAGTTCTGGTTGTTTTTCTGAGGTCAACCAGAAGACAGAGAACACAATGGCAGTGGCTTAGCATCAAGACAAAGACACTCAAGTTCCCAGCCTTATGTATTCCATCAAACATAACTATTGCCCCCTCTGCTCTGTCCTCTGAGGAATGAGAAGCTGGGATTCAGGGCTTGATTTTAATCTAGAGCACATGTGGCATTTGCTTTGCCAGAAGAAAATGCCTCCCACCCATGCCCACACTTGGACAAAATGGCAGCCATGTTCTCTGCACCAAACTTTCTAATCTTCTGTTGTGTCCAACCTAGACCTTGAAGTGTCTGATCCTCCCTGGGCATGGGTGGACCACTGGACTGCCGGGAAGAAGAACCCCAGGCTTCACCTCCACATGGGGTTTCACTGGGGAAAACACTTCTCCTGAGGCTGACTCGAGGGAATGCATACCGGGGAAGGTGTGGCGGAGGTCATGGTGCTTCCGGTGCACTAAGGGGGGTCCTGGGGGAGGCTCCACCACCATAGGTTTCCCCTCCAGGGCAGTTGCTGGCTGATCCGTAGGGGTCGTGGGCACAGACAGGCCCACCCCAGGGGTGCGGAGTGCCTCGACCGTGTCCTCTGGTTGGGGCGTTGGAACCACAGGCTGGAGAGAAGACCATTTCCTTAGGTTAGCTTGCTTTTTCCTCCTAGGTAAAGCCCCCCCCCCATGAATCTGTGTgggtcccccaccccacacccaattTCCTCACAgtaatcatttttatttgccaGGAATCTGGCAAAAAATAAAGCACCATCATGGTCCAGATGACTGACATCAGGGTTGCAGGGGACAGAGTTCTTACCAGAGTTGTCTTGGGGATAGCGGACTTATTATATACACATGTCCCATGTGTAAAAGCACCCCACCTTATGGCTAACTTTAGTTATCAATTCCACCCTATTTATCATCTACATCTGCAGACACTGATTGCCGCCAGGCATTCCGGTCTCTACAATTCAGaaaccccacccccatctccacccccagCAAATTAAAGGTGGACTTTTCAGCTATCAAGGATGGTTCTTCTCTGCAGCCTTCCTTCATTGGCATAGGAAGGCATGGCTAAAATATACTGCCCTTTGTTGATGATTATACatgcccctctgttatttatATTGTAATTTTCAGAAGAACACAGCACCAAATGCTCTGTAATTATTAATACCCTATGTAAGTGTTAAGGGGTCACTGTATTTTGAAGATGAGGGCCAGTGTATTCACGAAGTTGTTACCTGTGTTTGGAAGACTTTGCAGGTCACTGCAACCTCTTCCCCACCATCCTTCTCAAAGAGTGTTGCCTTGCAGAAGGCATATTGCTGCCCAGAGAAAGAGAGGAGCTAttttaactgatttaaaaagtGGATTTCTGCCCCCGTTTCAGAGGCAAAAAATTTAAatccttaatttctttaaaaaaaaaaatccttttcttaAAGTTTACAGATTCTGCGTATGGCAGACAATATATAATTCTCTgcacaataaagaaaatacagaaatgttttGAGAGTGAGAGAGATCACCCACAATTTCAGAAATGGAGGTGATCCAGGGATAACTACTGTTAATACTGatgtatttctttctcatttttaaatactcttacatataatttaaaacttgggaTCATTGTGACTATACCATTTTGTGTCCTGAGTTTTCATTTACTATAATGACATTTAATCATATcattctttagaaaaaaaaaatttttttttcagtgtccgaataattttctattttccagtGTGCCCTCTGGTATTTTATTCACTGACCCTCTCCTGTGGAACACtcagctctttttttcttttttgccattttatatcTATGATAAATCATCTTCATAGATAAATTTCTGTTGAACATCTCTGATCACTTCTTTCAACTAAGCTTCTGGAAGTGGACATTATTAGGTCAAGGACTTGAAACTTTTCATATTACAGGCGTATCTAGAAAATCTACACTTCCACGCCCAGCCGCTGAGCATAACTTGGCTTCACCAGGAAGTAGTCTCTGTCTGTCTCCTAACCCCATGGGCCTCTAGGGAATGATGACTGGTGACAGGTCTTAAGCGGGGCCAGAGGGATGACACCCCAGAGGAAGGCCTGGTACAACCCCACCACACAGGTGGTGGGCACTTCGTGCAGTTATTCCCCTTCTGCAGCCCCAAGACACAAATTCCATCCAGCTGCTCTGTCCTCTGACCCACTCTGCTTGGACAGCAACAATCCCAAGTCCTGGCACCAAGCAACAATCCCAAGTCCTGGCACACTCACCTTCTCCGCCAACAATTTGCACTTGGCTGGGTCGGTGACCTCTTTAGCAACGCAGTCAGAGGCAGCCACCACAAACTCCACATaggtagaagctggaaaaggctgatgagaataaaagaaaatgttcttgCAGCAACATGACTTTGGAAAAGGCAGGGAAGAAGAGCCTGGAGGAAGTAGTAATAGGCATCCTGCACTCCCGGGGAGCACCATTCACGAAGGCCATATTGTGTGGCCCGGGATCCCCCCCACCCATACACACAATGGCTTGCGTAAGGGCAGTTGTCCTGGAATTGTGTTCTGAAGTACTTGCAGTACAGAGATCTTATGGGTAGAGGCTGGGTCTTCCCTGAAGAAGGTGTAGGAATCCATTACTCATCATTTAGGGTGGAGGCGAGTTTTCAGATAGGGAACTCAGGAACTCAGACGGCAGAGTTTAGGTGGATGTGAGCTGGAGTCCTGCCTCCCCTGGCCCTCACTCTTGGCTCTGCACTTTGAGACCCAAGGTTCAGGTTACTCCAGGATGGGGTGGGAAAGTGCAGGGATAAATACCTCTCCCACCTATTTCATAGAacaggataaaatgaaaaatttagatGAAAGTATGGAAGATACTGTTTGCGTTTTTCTTATAGTACTTGACACATATGGACACtgagaataataaaatatctgtTATTTAGTATGGTCTGGGATCGGATGTTCCGAGAAATCACATATTCAGGTTAATAAAATCACCACCCAAACCATGCACTTCCAAGTATGCCATGAGGGTGCCCAGGATACCATCTGCTTAAAATTAGAATTATAGGGCATTCAAATGTGTTAAACTACCCACAGCACAATACAattagattttgttttttcagtgATTCAAGGGGTATTTAAGCACCTGCCATTGTATGCCTGCCATTTAAGTAAATGTGTGCCATTATAAGTAGTAATTATGAGAGTGCTGCAGGTGCTGGGTGGTGGTATCAGGGAAATAAACGAGCACTTTGGGAGGACGCAGGAACCCTTCACTCGCTGAGCACTGAGCCCCGGGTTGAGTAGCTCCGGgagggtgagggggtgggaggagctGAGGATGCTTTGGGTTCTCATGATGCACAACCCTTAGGGCCCCTTTGTTCCTTCATGCTGCTGCCATAACACCTGCCCTGTCCCTCACTCCTTCTTCACCACACGCATTCCCGAAGTGCCACCAAACTGCCCAATCCGCAAAGACTCTCAGTCTTTACCACAAGTTGAGCCCGGGAAATTTCCTCAAGCAGATAATAGGAGCCGTTACTCTGGGAGTTGAAGGCCGCCAAGGCCTCTTCTACAGCGTGCACCACCTTGGCATGGTTAATTGAGACCAGCAGGGGGCAGTCTGCACACACTTTGCGCACGTCCTCCGCCGAGTCTGTGAACAGGGAGAAGACACCGGAATCTTGGCTGTAATTTTCCGCGGCCATTATCCCAGCCCTGCTTATTTAGAAAGGACTGAGATACGCTCCAAAAACTTCAGGCATATTCTCTGCTTCTTACTATACTTTCAAGTGGCTCGTGTCATGCTGAGCTTTCTGCTTCGACCTTGTCATCGAGGGGCAATTGAACTTCCAATGAGAACAGCTCCTTAAAGAACAGTTTTAAAATCCCAGAATCCAGGAAATTTGGCTTCCTCTTTTCCTCACGCAGCAAAGATGCCCCCTTTCCTCACCAAGTGACTAGAACTACTTAGGTTGAAAACAATTCAGATTCCTTCTTCATTCTCTCTACgacataaaaatagtaaaaataatcgTTTTCATCCCTACCTGGACTGGAATCACATTTTATAAACACAACCCTAAGCTGGCCGTCCAGTTTCAGCAGGCGCACCTCACAGTCTCCTTCCACAGCCTGGAGAAATAAAACCACAGTGAAGAGCCAGGAGGAGCGGGGGTGCCTTTCACTTCTCACCGCGATAGAGGTCCCTCCGGGCATGGTGGTTAAAGACGACCTCACAAAAGCACCTTCTCTAGGAATGTGGGAATGTCACGCTCTCTGCTGTCAGAGAGCGCTGCAATAGGAAAGTCAAATCATTGTAAGAATTAGCGCCAGGGGTAGCGGCATCAAATGGCAATTTTAAAGAGGGCGCACCGGAGGGGCACAAAGACAGGCTGGGAAGCTGGGTGAATCCGCCTGCTCTTTGCTGATACCAAGGTGGAACTGGCCGGAGGACTCACGTGCTCCGCCACCTGCCTCACGGTGCAGTTTTCCGCGCGCGTGGGCTCCCGTGCATGGCAGGTGGTTTCCAGCGTGTCTATTTCAAGCTCGTATATCTCTCCCATGGGACGCTgtggagaaaaagaatgaagacgTGCCAGCCTTTTTCCGGTTGTGAGAGCCAAAGCGTGAGCCCCCACTGAGTTTAAAACccatcccctcacccccaccccctctttgGGGAGGTGAGGAAAAAGTCATTCCTACTGATAATTCTGCAACTCCGTCTAACTCTGAACTGGTCTGTGGACAGGCCATTGCACCAGGGCTTCTCTGATTTTCCTCACTTGATTGGGAAAGTGCTAAAATGGTGTTTGCAAGGTAGAAGGGGGTGAGGGCTTGGGGAAGTTGGTGGAGCCGCACTCGTTACTCTGAGCTCTCAAGAATTGGAAGCTAAAAAATGActgttgatatttattttttgatttttaaaactccaCCCTTCAAACAGTGCTTTGAAAAagttagctttgggtttttctcAATCTAGTAGCAAAGTAAGGTAATGCAGGAAAATATCTTATTGCctttttatcttctctctccctctctcaccctacttctttcttctttctctctcgtCATTCACGTTCCTTCCTTTtcgattttcttttccttcctgaagtttttgttgtttctgttgtCGCCTTCTTTGTCTACCCGCCCTCCCCGGCTTGTAGCTGTCTGGATGCAAAGTTGCTGCTCTCTACTGCCCCCTGCTGGTGTGTGTTGAGAGGGAAGAGCGAGTCTCCCTGACAGTAAAGAAATCGTATAAATCACTACAggtagaagggaggaaggagttGAGGGAGAAGCAATGGTGGGGAAGCTTGTGTAACTCCTTGGAGATGTTCTTGCCACTTCATCTATTTCTACATCCTGTCTTCAAAGCCCGGGAATTCCTAAGGGTACAAATATGTCTTTTTGCCTTTCAGCCCAGCTCTGCTTGCCTCTCTTCTGTTCTGCCTTACTTAATCTGGAGCCTCGGAATCTCCTTTTCTGGAGGCAGCTGTGCATTTTACAAAGTGCAGATGTGCCCACATTAAACACTCAGAAGTGCAGTGAAGAGAACCCAGATACTCCTGGGTTTCTTGAGGGAAAGTTCTGCCTTTGGTGACAATCACAATGCCCATTCCTCACCTTTTCCCTCAAATATGCACTTTGTGTGTTGTTTCCCTTGAATTGACCATTGTTTCCTCTAAACCaccattgtattttaaaattgtcGCTGCACTCTTAAAATCTATCTGGGACAATCCTAATCtcaaatattttgttccattgtgAGATCAGATGTCAGTCCAGTTCCATTTCCTTCCTGGTAATCTCTGGTGGGCACAACCTGTGTCTTTCTCACATTtgtattaggttgaaccatataaAATTGTCCATTTTTGGCTGCTTTTGacctacagaaatgaaaatttcatatggttcaacctatgTGTCCCATAGTTCCTGACACTGGTCTTCCATGAGGAAGGCTTGTAATAAAAGTTTGCTGAAAGAATTATCCTTAATCAGATATAAAACCTAATTTCAAAATAGGCAGTAGACCCATGCCCTTTTCCCATCCTTCCAAATCTCTCAACTGATCCCCAGGGCATTTTTTCTGTTTGGTCTTTATTGTTACTAGCTTCAGACTGCATCATTTTCTTATCTAATGTGTGAGGAAGTAAATCTTGCTTATGATAGGCTTCTCTCAGGGATGTGGCCAGCTTTCTTGGGTAAGCAGCTTGTGTAGAGAAAGGAACACAGGTCTGCAATCAAATCCCAGTTGCCTTGCTTACTATTGTATGACCttgagaacagaaaaatgacCCAAAACATCAGAGCCTTCTTTCCTCTTATGTAAGCCAGGGGTAATATGCCTACCACACAGGGCTTGGGGAAGGAGAGTGAATGAAATGATATATGGGAAAGGGTCTGGCACATATAGTAGGTACTTGTGAAATGCAAGTTTCATTCATTCTCAGTCTTCATCACATTGAGAGAAAATTGGAGGCAGAGAAAGATAAGTGACTTCCAGTCCGTGGTAACATGGTAACTAGAAACCAGTCTGTTGGGCCctagtttttttttcccacaagcCACACTTTCCTCCTGtgatcttcaaaatatctttcaagGCCTTTCCTTCTCCTACACgctcctccacccacccacccaccagccTTCTCCTGGAGACCCATGACTGCAGTACTGAATGACCCCTCTCTTTTCACACTCCTGCTCTTTCCTTCACTCCcggggagaaaggagaagagtttACCCTTCTAAGGGTTTCATCTGTGGTGGGAGAAGTAGCACCCGTTGAGCTCCACATGCAGGTACTCTCAGCTCATGCCCAGCAGGTTCACTTACCCGAAACCACCACTTCGCTTTATCAATCTGGTTCAGGACGTGCTTGTATCCCATGACAAGGTGATCATTGATGTAGTCTAAAGCCACTTGTGCTACTTGCTCT from Choloepus didactylus isolate mChoDid1 chromosome 1, mChoDid1.pri, whole genome shotgun sequence harbors:
- the AHSG gene encoding alpha-2-HS-glycoprotein encodes the protein MKSLVLLLCLVQLWGCHSAPHGPELGFRKLNCDDPETEQVAQVALDYINDHLVMGYKHVLNQIDKAKWWFRRPMGEIYELEIDTLETTCHAREPTRAENCTVRQVAEHAVEGDCEVRLLKLDGQLRVVFIKCDSSPDSAEDVRKVCADCPLLVSINHAKVVHAVEEALAAFNSQSNGSYYLLEEISRAQLVPFPASTYVEFVVAASDCVAKEVTDPAKCKLLAEKQYAFCKATLFEKDGGEEVAVTCKVFQTQPVVPTPQPEDTVEALRTPGVGLSVPTTPTDQPATALEGKPMVVEPPPGPPLVHRKHHDLRHTFPGMHSLESASGEVFSPVKPHVEVKPGVLLPGSPVVHPCPGRIRHFKV